The following proteins come from a genomic window of Yinghuangia sp. ASG 101:
- the kdpF gene encoding K(+)-transporting ATPase subunit F, with translation MSVENIIGLVCAVGLLVYLIIALVFPERF, from the coding sequence GTGAGCGTGGAGAACATCATCGGATTGGTCTGCGCGGTCGGTCTGCTCGTCTATCTGATCATCGCCCTGGTGTTTCCGGAGCGGTTCTGA
- a CDS encoding GbsR/MarR family transcriptional regulator, with amino-acid sequence MANQDEDAVGEFVERFAGELVDAGMTRMPARVFAAILASDTGVLGSAELAERLRISPAAVSGAVRYLTHVGLVSREREPGSRRERYRVRNDQWYATFARRDQLLVRWEETLRAGVKAVGPDTPAGQRLGENIEFFEFLQEELAGMMERWRARRQRSAEAHEG; translated from the coding sequence GTGGCGAACCAGGACGAGGACGCGGTCGGGGAGTTCGTGGAACGCTTCGCCGGAGAGCTGGTCGACGCGGGGATGACACGCATGCCCGCCCGCGTCTTCGCGGCGATCCTCGCCTCGGACACCGGCGTCCTCGGCTCCGCCGAACTCGCCGAACGCCTCCGGATCAGCCCCGCCGCGGTCTCCGGCGCGGTGCGGTACCTCACGCACGTCGGCCTGGTGAGCCGCGAGCGCGAGCCGGGCTCACGCCGCGAGCGGTACCGCGTCCGCAACGACCAGTGGTACGCGACCTTCGCCCGCCGCGACCAGTTGCTCGTCCGCTGGGAGGAAACCCTCCGCGCGGGCGTGAAGGCCGTCGGGCCCGACACGCCCGCGGGCCAACGGCTCGGCGAGAACATCGAGTTCTTCGAGTTCCTTCAGGAGGAACTGGCCGGGATGATGGAACGCTGGCGTGCCCGCCGGCAGCGGTCGGCCGAAGCACACGAGGGCTGA
- a CDS encoding ABC transporter permease, translating into MNALTGTTVLTRLALRRDRVMITAWSTTVAVVVLGSARSFTALYDTPAERADLARSTNDNASLRAFYGPVFAWDSGGALTAWRFTVIGAVLVGLMAALIVVRHTRDEEETGRQELVAAGAVGRLAPLSAALLTATAASTAVAAPTALGLLGSGDGAAGALALGLCLVASGVVFAAVAALSAQLATTGRAARGMAGAVLGAAFLVRAAGDAASRGASSALIWTSPLGWIEQVRPYGGDRWWALPLPIVFAGVVAAAAYALVTRRDLGAAMLATRNGRATAGRSLSGPFGLAWRLHRGALLGWGIALLAAGAVYGGVAGGVDDLIGDNRDVSDIVARMGGGGSLTDAFLASAMGLLGLLAAVFAVQCVLRMRAEETGGRAAPLLTGPVPRVRWVASHLVFAVLGPVVLLAVGGLSAGIAHGARVPDLVAAAIAQAPAAWVVAAAATAVFGLLPRATPAAWALVAACGVLDQLGPALELPRSIMDASPFSHLPKLPGDTATAAPYAILTAVATALLVAGITGTRHRDIG; encoded by the coding sequence TTGAACGCCCTCACCGGAACCACCGTCCTCACGCGCCTGGCCCTGCGCCGGGACCGCGTCATGATCACCGCGTGGTCAACCACGGTCGCCGTCGTCGTCCTCGGCTCCGCACGGTCGTTCACGGCCCTGTACGACACACCCGCCGAGCGCGCCGACCTCGCCCGCAGCACGAACGACAACGCGTCCCTGCGCGCCTTCTACGGGCCGGTGTTCGCCTGGGACAGCGGCGGCGCCCTCACCGCGTGGCGCTTCACCGTCATCGGCGCGGTGCTCGTCGGCCTCATGGCCGCGCTCATCGTGGTGCGGCACACCCGTGACGAAGAGGAGACGGGGCGCCAGGAGTTGGTCGCGGCCGGGGCGGTCGGACGCCTCGCGCCGCTCAGCGCCGCGCTGCTCACCGCCACCGCCGCGAGCACCGCGGTCGCCGCGCCCACCGCGCTCGGGCTGCTCGGATCCGGCGACGGCGCGGCGGGCGCCCTCGCACTCGGCCTGTGCCTGGTCGCGAGCGGCGTCGTCTTCGCCGCCGTCGCGGCCCTGAGCGCACAACTCGCCACCACCGGACGGGCGGCGCGCGGTATGGCCGGCGCCGTACTGGGCGCGGCCTTCCTCGTGCGAGCCGCCGGAGACGCCGCGTCGCGGGGCGCCTCGTCCGCGCTCATCTGGACGTCGCCGCTCGGCTGGATCGAACAGGTGCGCCCGTACGGCGGCGACCGCTGGTGGGCGCTGCCGCTCCCGATCGTGTTCGCCGGTGTGGTCGCGGCGGCGGCGTACGCCCTCGTGACCCGCCGCGACCTCGGCGCGGCAATGCTCGCGACACGCAACGGCCGTGCCACCGCCGGGCGTTCGCTGTCCGGCCCGTTCGGCCTCGCGTGGCGCCTGCACCGCGGCGCGCTGCTCGGCTGGGGCATCGCGTTACTCGCCGCGGGGGCGGTCTACGGCGGCGTCGCGGGCGGCGTCGACGACTTGATCGGCGACAACCGGGATGTATCCGACATCGTCGCGCGGATGGGCGGCGGCGGAAGCCTCACCGACGCGTTCCTGGCGAGTGCGATGGGCCTCCTGGGCCTGCTCGCGGCCGTGTTCGCGGTGCAATGCGTGCTGCGGATGCGCGCCGAGGAGACCGGCGGACGCGCCGCCCCGCTCCTCACCGGGCCGGTCCCGCGCGTGCGGTGGGTCGCGAGCCACCTGGTCTTCGCGGTCCTCGGGCCGGTGGTGCTCCTGGCCGTCGGCGGCCTGAGCGCGGGAATCGCCCACGGAGCGCGCGTTCCGGACCTCGTCGCGGCGGCGATCGCCCAGGCGCCGGCGGCGTGGGTCGTGGCCGCCGCCGCGACGGCGGTCTTCGGGCTGCTGCCCCGGGCCACGCCCGCGGCCTGGGCACTGGTCGCCGCGTGCGGTGTGCTCGACCAACTCGGCCCCGCGCTCGAACTGCCGCGGTCGATCATGGACGCCTCGCCGTTCAGTCACCTGCCGAAACTGCCCGGCGACACCGCCACGGCCGCGCCGTACGCGATCCTGACCGCCGTCGCCACCGCGCTGCTCGTCGCCGGCATCACTGGCACCCGCCACCGCGACATCGGCTGA
- a CDS encoding roadblock/LC7 domain-containing protein has protein sequence MPPVPHDNAELDWLLDDLVKRIPRTRHAIVLSSDGLLIGHSRGLERDDAEHMSAVASAFQSLARGAGRHFDGGRVRQTIVELERVFLFVTGAGQGACLAVLGEADIDVGLVAYEMNLMVKRVGDFLAAAPRHAGTPARNPF, from the coding sequence ATGCCGCCAGTGCCACACGACAACGCCGAACTCGACTGGCTGCTCGACGACCTGGTCAAGCGCATCCCGCGCACCAGGCACGCCATCGTGCTGTCCTCCGACGGCCTGCTGATCGGCCACTCCCGCGGACTCGAACGCGACGACGCCGAGCACATGTCCGCCGTCGCCTCGGCGTTCCAAAGCCTCGCCCGGGGAGCCGGACGCCACTTCGACGGCGGCCGGGTCCGCCAGACCATCGTCGAACTGGAGCGGGTCTTCCTGTTCGTCACCGGCGCCGGGCAGGGAGCCTGCCTCGCGGTCCTGGGCGAGGCGGACATCGACGTCGGCCTGGTCGCCTACGAGATGAACCTCATGGTCAAGCGCGTCGGCGACTTCCTCGCCGCCGCACCCCGCCACGCCGGGACGCCGGCACGGAATCCCTTCTGA
- a CDS encoding ABC transporter ATP-binding protein encodes MKTAISAVALRKSFGRSQALDGLDLTVRTGEVHGFLGPNGAGKSTTIGILLGLVRADAGTAEVLGGDPWRHSVALHRRIAYVPGDVTLWPNLTGGEVIDLLGRLRGGVDAARRDRLVRRFELDPTKKGRAYSKGNRQKVALVAAFAADVDLLVLDEPTTGLDPLMEDVFRRCVEEARDHGRTVLLSSHILGEVEALCDRVSIIRRGRTVETGTLADLRHLTRTSVSAELAGRADGLADLDGVHDLDVRGNHVRFQVDGHSIGAALDALGRSGIRSLTSSPPTLEELFLRHYEDEPADGRRADAPDAPTTAADTAVPEARSSR; translated from the coding sequence ATGAAGACGGCAATCAGCGCAGTCGCCCTGCGCAAGAGCTTCGGCCGAAGCCAGGCTCTCGACGGCCTCGACCTGACCGTGCGCACGGGCGAGGTGCACGGTTTCCTCGGCCCCAACGGCGCCGGTAAGTCGACGACGATCGGCATCCTGTTGGGGCTCGTCCGGGCGGACGCCGGCACCGCCGAAGTACTCGGCGGCGACCCGTGGCGCCACTCCGTCGCGCTGCACCGGCGCATCGCGTACGTGCCCGGCGACGTCACACTGTGGCCCAATCTCACCGGGGGAGAGGTCATCGACCTGCTGGGCCGGTTGCGCGGCGGGGTGGACGCCGCCCGGCGCGACCGGCTCGTGCGCCGGTTCGAGCTCGACCCGACGAAGAAGGGCCGGGCGTACTCCAAGGGCAACCGGCAAAAGGTGGCCCTGGTCGCGGCGTTCGCGGCGGACGTCGACCTGCTGGTGCTCGACGAGCCCACCACGGGCCTGGATCCGCTCATGGAGGACGTCTTCCGGCGGTGCGTCGAGGAGGCCCGCGACCACGGCCGCACCGTACTGCTGTCCAGCCACATCCTCGGCGAGGTGGAGGCGCTGTGCGACCGGGTCAGCATCATCCGGCGCGGACGCACCGTCGAGACCGGCACGCTGGCCGACCTGCGGCACCTGACCCGCACCTCGGTCAGCGCCGAACTGGCCGGCCGCGCCGACGGGTTGGCGGACCTCGACGGCGTCCACGACCTCGACGTGCGGGGCAACCACGTGCGCTTCCAGGTCGACGGCCACAGCATCGGTGCCGCGCTCGACGCCCTCGGGCGGTCCGGCATCCGCAGCCTCACCAGCAGCCCGCCGACGCTCGAGGAACTGTTCCTGCGGCACTACGAGGACGAGCCCGCCGACGGCCGGCGAGCCGACGCCCCCGACGCCCCGACCACCGCGGCCGACACCGCCGTCCCCGAAGCGCGGTCCTCCCGTTGA
- a CDS encoding DUF742 domain-containing protein — protein MSDPDDTWWDEDAGPIVRSFARTGGRTRPSRDEFNLITLIITADDRTDRPGLEPEHAGILRLCAGNPLSVAEIAAKSDLPPTVVKVLLGDLLDMGAIHTRAPIALADAPDIHVLQAVLDGIRRI, from the coding sequence ATGTCCGATCCGGACGACACATGGTGGGACGAAGACGCCGGGCCGATCGTGCGCTCCTTCGCGAGAACCGGCGGACGCACCCGCCCCAGCCGCGACGAGTTCAACCTCATCACACTCATCATCACCGCGGACGACCGGACCGACCGCCCCGGCCTGGAGCCGGAGCACGCCGGCATCCTGCGGCTCTGCGCGGGCAACCCCTTGTCCGTCGCCGAGATCGCCGCGAAGTCGGACCTCCCGCCCACCGTGGTGAAGGTCCTCCTCGGCGACCTACTCGACATGGGGGCGATCCACACGCGCGCGCCGATCGCGCTCGCGGACGCCCCGGACATCCACGTACTCCAGGCGGTGCTCGATGGAATTCGCAGGATTTGA
- a CDS encoding GTP-binding protein: MEFAGFDPGIAPDNLPTAVKILISGGFGVGKTTMVGAVSEVPPLRTEEVITRESLGVDDLTGVEGKTTTTVALDFGRITLDRSLVLYLFGTPGQDRFWFMWDELSVGAIGAIVLADPRRLADAFPAVDYFELRGTPFVVAVNCFDGICEFGIEEVAAALDLDPHVPVVMCDARVRDSGKLAMATLVEHVMAMHVGGATVVSR, encoded by the coding sequence ATGGAATTCGCAGGATTTGACCCGGGAATCGCCCCGGACAACCTTCCCACGGCGGTCAAGATCCTGATCTCGGGCGGATTCGGGGTGGGCAAGACGACGATGGTCGGCGCGGTCAGCGAAGTCCCTCCGCTGCGTACCGAAGAGGTCATCACCCGGGAGAGCCTGGGCGTCGACGACCTGACCGGGGTCGAGGGCAAGACCACCACCACGGTGGCCCTGGACTTCGGACGCATCACGCTCGACCGGAGCCTGGTGCTCTACCTGTTCGGGACGCCGGGCCAGGACCGCTTCTGGTTCATGTGGGACGAACTCTCGGTCGGCGCGATAGGCGCGATAGTCCTGGCCGACCCCCGCCGCCTCGCCGACGCGTTCCCCGCGGTCGACTACTTCGAACTGCGCGGCACGCCGTTCGTGGTGGCCGTGAACTGCTTCGACGGCATCTGCGAGTTCGGCATCGAGGAAGTCGCCGCGGCCCTCGACCTCGACCCGCACGTCCCCGTTGTCATGTGCGACGCGCGCGTTCGCGACTCCGGCAAACTCGCCATGGCCACACTCGTGGAACACGTGATGGCCATGCACGTCGGAGGTGCGACGGTCGTGAGCCGCTGA
- the kdpA gene encoding potassium-transporting ATPase subunit KdpA has product MSDSAAGLVTVVVLVAALAVAHVPFGNYLARVYQSERHWAVERFVYRMARVAPDAEQRWSTYVLSLLGFSAVSVVFLYAFLRLQGTLPLSRGFGAVPADGAFNTAVSFVTNTNWQWYAGESTLGYLVQMSGLAVQNFMSAAVGMAVAVALVRGFTRSQSDRLGNFWVDLVRGTVRVLLPLAFVAAIVLVATGVVQNFAGTQHVHTLDGGAQSLVGGPVASQEAVKELGTNGGGFYNANSAHPYENPNAFANLFQVFLLLLIPSALPRAFGRMAGNTRQGWAILGAMGLLWLAGLIVVTAFEAAHPGTVPDAVGASLEGKEQRFGVWNSALFANSTTMTSTGAAGSAHDSYTALGGGMLIVNMVLGEISPGGVGSGLYGMLVIAVLAVFLAGLMVGRTPEYLGKKIRQREITCVALYVLAMPLAVLVGTALALGFPGPREAILNPGPHGLSEVLYAFASTGNNNGSAFAGLGTNTAFYNTALGLAMLIGRFLPMVFVLALAGSLARQRPVPPGPGTLPTHKPLFVGLLIGVAVLVAGLAFFPALALGPIAEGLR; this is encoded by the coding sequence ATGAGCGATTCCGCGGCCGGGCTGGTGACCGTCGTGGTGCTGGTCGCCGCGCTGGCCGTGGCGCACGTACCGTTCGGGAACTATCTGGCGAGGGTGTACCAGAGCGAACGCCATTGGGCGGTCGAGCGGTTCGTCTACCGGATGGCACGCGTCGCCCCCGACGCCGAACAGCGATGGTCGACCTACGTTTTGTCGCTGCTGGGATTCTCCGCGGTGTCGGTCGTCTTCCTGTACGCGTTCCTGCGGCTGCAGGGAACGCTGCCGCTTTCGCGGGGTTTCGGCGCGGTACCCGCCGACGGCGCCTTCAACACCGCCGTTTCGTTCGTCACGAACACGAACTGGCAGTGGTACGCCGGTGAATCGACCCTGGGATATCTCGTCCAGATGTCCGGGCTCGCGGTCCAGAACTTCATGTCCGCGGCCGTGGGGATGGCCGTCGCGGTGGCGCTCGTACGCGGCTTCACCCGCTCGCAGAGCGACCGACTCGGCAACTTCTGGGTCGACTTGGTACGCGGCACCGTCCGCGTCCTGCTGCCGCTCGCGTTCGTCGCCGCGATCGTGCTCGTCGCGACCGGCGTGGTGCAGAACTTCGCCGGCACGCAGCACGTGCACACCCTCGACGGCGGCGCGCAGTCCCTCGTCGGCGGCCCGGTCGCCTCCCAGGAGGCGGTGAAGGAACTGGGCACCAACGGCGGCGGGTTCTACAACGCGAATTCGGCGCACCCGTACGAGAACCCCAACGCGTTCGCCAACCTGTTCCAGGTCTTCCTGCTGCTCCTGATTCCCAGCGCGTTGCCGCGCGCTTTCGGGCGGATGGCCGGAAACACCCGGCAGGGCTGGGCGATCCTCGGCGCGATGGGACTGCTGTGGCTCGCCGGGCTCATCGTGGTCACCGCCTTCGAGGCCGCGCACCCGGGGACCGTCCCCGACGCGGTCGGCGCGTCCCTGGAAGGCAAGGAACAGCGCTTCGGGGTCTGGAACTCCGCGTTGTTCGCGAACTCCACCACCATGACGTCAACAGGGGCGGCGGGTTCGGCCCACGACAGCTATACGGCCCTCGGCGGCGGCATGCTGATCGTCAACATGGTGCTGGGCGAAATCTCGCCCGGCGGCGTGGGGTCGGGGCTGTACGGCATGCTCGTCATCGCCGTCCTGGCGGTGTTCCTGGCCGGGCTCATGGTCGGCCGGACCCCCGAATACCTCGGCAAGAAAATCCGCCAGCGCGAGATCACGTGCGTCGCGCTGTACGTCCTCGCCATGCCGCTCGCGGTCCTCGTCGGCACCGCACTGGCCCTCGGATTCCCCGGCCCGCGCGAGGCCATCCTCAACCCCGGTCCGCACGGGCTCTCCGAAGTGCTGTACGCGTTCGCCTCCACCGGCAACAACAACGGCAGCGCCTTCGCCGGCCTCGGGACCAACACCGCCTTCTACAACACCGCGCTGGGACTGGCCATGCTCATCGGACGCTTCCTCCCCATGGTGTTCGTCCTGGCACTCGCCGGCTCGCTCGCCCGGCAGCGCCCGGTGCCGCCGGGCCCGGGCACGCTGCCGACCCACAAACCCCTGTTCGTCGGCCTGCTGATCGGCGTCGCGGTCCTCGTCGCCGGCCTGGCGTTCTTCCCCGCGCTGGCGCTGGGCCCGATCGCCGAGGGCCTGCGGTGA